Proteins from a genomic interval of Trifolium pratense cultivar HEN17-A07 linkage group LG6, ARS_RC_1.1, whole genome shotgun sequence:
- the LOC123888315 gene encoding cysteine-rich receptor-like protein kinase 3 isoform X1: MQRYDIILGTTRGLAYLHEDFHVCIIHRDIKTGNILLDDDLQPKIADFGLARLLPEDQSHLSTRFAGTLGYTAPEYAIHGKLNIVGDNMQGAVFGELLDCLLKPTNIKEKISSLMLLASLGSECEETMLKQLMLLEFGKRTMLLKLKRPLKLLKELDSKFRKVLRIDVILVV; this comes from the exons ATGCAAAGGTATGATATAATTTTAGGCACGACAAGAGGTTTGGCCTATCTGCACGAGGATTTCCATGTTTGTATTATACATAGGGATATAAAGACTGGCAAC attctctTAGACGATGATCTTCAGCCTAAAATTGCTGATTTTGGGTTGGCAAGGCTTTTACCAGAAGATCAATCTCATCTTAGCACAAGATTTGCAGGAACATT GGGATACACTGCACCAGAATATGCAATACATGGTAAGTTAAAT ATTGTTGGAGATAATATGCAAGGTGCTGTGTTTGGAGAGCTGCTAGATTGCCTCTTGAAACCTACAAACatcaaagagaaaatatcaa GCTTGATGCTACTTGCATCTCTTGGAAGCGAATGCGAGGAAACTATGTTAAAACAATTGATGTTGTTGGAGTTTGGCAAGAGAACAATGTTGTTGAAACTGAAAAGACCATTGAAGCTCTTAAAAGAGTTGGATAGTAAATTTAGAAAAGTTCTCAGAATTGATGTTATTCTTGTTGTATAA
- the LOC123888315 gene encoding cysteine-rich receptor-like protein kinase 2 isoform X2 produces MQRYDIILGTTRGLAYLHEDFHVCIIHRDIKTGNILLDDDLQPKIADFGLARLLPEDQSHLSTRFAGTLGYTAPEYAIHGAVFGELLDCLLKPTNIKEKISSLMLLASLGSECEETMLKQLMLLEFGKRTMLLKLKRPLKLLKELDSKFRKVLRIDVILVV; encoded by the exons ATGCAAAGGTATGATATAATTTTAGGCACGACAAGAGGTTTGGCCTATCTGCACGAGGATTTCCATGTTTGTATTATACATAGGGATATAAAGACTGGCAAC attctctTAGACGATGATCTTCAGCCTAAAATTGCTGATTTTGGGTTGGCAAGGCTTTTACCAGAAGATCAATCTCATCTTAGCACAAGATTTGCAGGAACATT GGGATACACTGCACCAGAATATGCAATACATG GTGCTGTGTTTGGAGAGCTGCTAGATTGCCTCTTGAAACCTACAAACatcaaagagaaaatatcaa GCTTGATGCTACTTGCATCTCTTGGAAGCGAATGCGAGGAAACTATGTTAAAACAATTGATGTTGTTGGAGTTTGGCAAGAGAACAATGTTGTTGAAACTGAAAAGACCATTGAAGCTCTTAAAAGAGTTGGATAGTAAATTTAGAAAAGTTCTCAGAATTGATGTTATTCTTGTTGTATAA
- the LOC123888317 gene encoding ubiquinol oxidase 1, mitochondrial has product MVGYLEEEAIHSYTEFLKELDKGNIENVPAPAIAIDYWQLPPNSTLRDVVMVVRADEAHHRDVNHFASDIHYQGRELREAAAPIGYH; this is encoded by the exons ATGGTTGGTTATCTTGAGGAAGAAGCTATTCACTCATACACTGAGTTTCTCAAGGAGCTTGATAAAGGAAACATAGAAAATGTTCCTGCTCCAGCCATTGCTATTGACTATTGGCAGCTTCCCCCGAACTCTACTTTAAGGGATGTTGTTATGGTTGTCAGAGCTGATGAAGCACATCATCGCGATGTCAACCACTTTGCATCA GATATCCATTACCAAGGAAGAGAGTTAAGAGAGGCTGCTGCTCCAATTGGTTATCACTAG
- the LOC123888315 gene encoding uncharacterized protein LOC123888315 isoform X3, which translates to MIFSLKLLILGWQGFYQKINLILAQDLQEHWDTLHQNMQYMIVGDNMQGAVFGELLDCLLKPTNIKEKISSLMLLASLGSECEETMLKQLMLLEFGKRTMLLKLKRPLKLLKELDSKFRKVLRIDVILVV; encoded by the exons ATGATCTTCAGCCTAAAATTGCTGATTTTGGGTTGGCAAGGCTTTTACCAGAAGATCAATCTCATCTTAGCACAAGATTTGCAGGAACATT GGGATACACTGCACCAGAATATGCAATACATG ATTGTTGGAGATAATATGCAAGGTGCTGTGTTTGGAGAGCTGCTAGATTGCCTCTTGAAACCTACAAACatcaaagagaaaatatcaa GCTTGATGCTACTTGCATCTCTTGGAAGCGAATGCGAGGAAACTATGTTAAAACAATTGATGTTGTTGGAGTTTGGCAAGAGAACAATGTTGTTGAAACTGAAAAGACCATTGAAGCTCTTAAAAGAGTTGGATAGTAAATTTAGAAAAGTTCTCAGAATTGATGTTATTCTTGTTGTATAA
- the LOC123891818 gene encoding pre-mRNA-splicing factor CWC22 homolog — protein sequence MSPLITSSYFSDFMSPVSPSNHNVHDKTSPFYQISTWDSLRNNITTIINKINSNSNAKIKDIILDLLELNLIRGRGIFCRSVLTSQMSRPEFTHVFAALVALVNSIFFEVGQLFIRRIVWQFKSAYKRNDNPQLLNTVRFIAHLVNQKVVHGIIAIEILTVLLEKPSEFRVTTAVRFLVECGSMLQDVLPNKLYGVFDLFCGILYEGRFGKNAEFMIKKLLAIRKRDFQVYPANRQPELDFVEDEDKLTHEVSLDEDIDPEFSLDVFKLDPYFAMNEKFYEGMKKDLIFDDEESDEDQESGSDIESDEESEGDQASSGKVSNSDTRSSHSSDSANSDENGRKRKRN from the coding sequence ATGTCTCCGCTGATCACAAGTTCATATTTTTCTGATTTCATGTCTCCGGTTTCACCTTCTAATCACAACGTTCATGACAAGACTTCACCATTCTATCAGATATCAACTTGGGACTCTTTGAGAAACAACATtacaacaatcatcaacaagatTAACAGTAACAGCAATGCAAAGATCAAAGATATAATTCTCGATTTGTTGGAATTAAACTTGATCCGCGGAAGAGGAATCTTTTGCAGATCGGTTTTGACATCGCAGATGTCTCGTCCTGAGTTTACCCATGTCTTCGCTGCGCTCGTTGCGTTGgtaaattctatattttttgaaGTTGGTCAACTTTTTATCAGAAGAATTGTTTGGCAATTCAAAAGTGCTTATAAGAGGAATGATAACCCTCAATTGCTTAATACTGTTAGGTTTATAGCACATTTGGTGAATCAAAAAGTTGTTCATGGGATTATTGCTATAGAGATACTCACTGTTTTGCTTGAAAAACCTAGTGAATTTAGGGTTACAACCGCCGTTCGTTTTCTTGTAGAATGTGGTTCAATGTTGCAGGATGTTTTACCTAATAAGCTTTATGGTGTATTTGATCTTTTCTGCGGAATTCTTTATGAAGGTAGATTCGGTAAAAACGCTGAATTCATGATTAAAAAGTTATTGGCTATAAGAAAACGTGATTTTCAAGTTTATCCTGCCAATCGGCAGCCTGAATTAGACTTTGTGGAAGACGAAGATAAGTTAACTCATGAAGTCTCGTTGGACGAGGACATTGATCCAGAGTTTTCGCTTGATGTATTTAAACTTGATCCGTATTTTGCCATGAACGAAAAGTTTTATGAGGGGATGAAGAAAGACCTAATATTTGACGATGAAGAAAGCGATGAAGATCAAGAAAGTGGCTCAGACATTGAATCAGATGAAGAAAGCGAGGGTGATCAAGCATCATCAGGAAAAGTTTCAAATTCTGACACTAGGAGCTCTCATTCATCAGATTCAGCTAATTCTGATGAAAATGGTAGAAAACGTAAAAGAAATTAA